The Solibacillus sp. FSL R7-0668 genome includes the window AATACGATTTTTTATGTAGCTATTTTTGTATAATCCCTTAAAATAATAGATAAAAAGAATTAAGTGAGGCTTATTGATATGAATCTAATTACACTTAGAAATCATGTAACCATTCATGGTCAAGGTTCACAGGTTATTGTGATGGCGCATGGTTTTGGTTGTGACCAAACATTGTGGTGGCCCCTTGTAAAACATTTCGAAACACAATATAAAATCATTCTGTTTGATTATGTAGGAGCTGGACAATCGGACTTAACAGCCTATAATTCAAGTAAATATGATTGTCTGCAAGGTTATGCGCAGGATGTATTAGAAGTCATTGAATCCATGCAACTTCAAAAAGTCATTTTTATTGGACATTCCGTTAGTTCGATGATTGGTTTACATGCAGCGCTTATAAAGCCAGAGTTTTTTGAAAAAATCATAATGATAGGACCATCACCATATTATATAAATGAAGTGAATTATCATGGTGGCTTCGAACGGAATGAAATTGAAGAGCTGCTTACGACAATGGAAATGAATTTTGCTGGTTGGGCAAGCTATATGGCCCCAGTGGCAATAGATGAGCCAAGTGATTCTGATTTGTCAAAAGGGCTTGAGCAATGCTTTGTATCGACCAACTCAAAAATTGCACGTCAATTTGCTGAAGTAACGTTTTTTAGCGATACACGTCCCTATTTATCGGAGCTACAAATACCAACGTTAATTATGCAATGTGCGAATGATAGCATTGTACCGGTCGAAGTCGGACATTATTTACATGAGAAAATTTCAGAGAGTGAATTAGTCGTTTTAAATACGCGTGGGCACTACCCTCATGTCAGTGAACCAAAATTAACTGCTGACATCATACAACAGTATTTACAGAAGATTTAGAGGTGAGATTATGGAAAGTCGATTGGACCGATTACCTTGTGGATATATCGTAGTCAATAATCACTATCTAATCGTGGATGTGAATGAAACTTTTTTACATTGGACACTCTATTCAAAAAGTGAACTAGTAGGGCAGCATATCGAAATATTATTTCAATCAAGTAATAAGCTGATTTTCCATTCCTATTTTTATCCAAATATGATGTTATACAAGCAAATTGATGAATTGTTTATTCATATTTCGGGAAAAGATGGACATTCCATCCCTTGTATAGTTAATGCAAAGGAGTTACAAATTGAGCAGGAAAATTATGTTGACCTTGTATTGATGCCAATGAAAAAGCGGATTAAATATGAACATGAAGTGCGCCAAACGAAAAGTCTTTTGGAGCGGGCCTATGAAGAAAAGGAAAAAGCGTACAAGCATTTGCAACATATTTATGAAAAAATTGAATTAAAGCAAGCGCAATTAGTAGAAATGAATAAGCAGCTAACGAAAATATCGAACACTGATAATTTAACGGGTATTGCAAATCGGCGTTATTTCCAGCAGCAACTGACAAAGCGAACCGAACAATTTCATATTCAGGGAATTGCATTTTCACTTCTTCTATTAGATATCGATAATTTTAAACAAGTCAATGATAAATTCGGTCATCCTGTAGGTGATCTAGTG containing:
- a CDS encoding alpha/beta fold hydrolase — encoded protein: MNLITLRNHVTIHGQGSQVIVMAHGFGCDQTLWWPLVKHFETQYKIILFDYVGAGQSDLTAYNSSKYDCLQGYAQDVLEVIESMQLQKVIFIGHSVSSMIGLHAALIKPEFFEKIIMIGPSPYYINEVNYHGGFERNEIEELLTTMEMNFAGWASYMAPVAIDEPSDSDLSKGLEQCFVSTNSKIARQFAEVTFFSDTRPYLSELQIPTLIMQCANDSIVPVEVGHYLHEKISESELVVLNTRGHYPHVSEPKLTADIIQQYLQKI
- a CDS encoding sensor domain-containing diguanylate cyclase; amino-acid sequence: MESRLDRLPCGYIVVNNHYLIVDVNETFLHWTLYSKSELVGQHIEILFQSSNKLIFHSYFYPNMMLYKQIDELFIHISGKDGHSIPCIVNAKELQIEQENYVDLVLMPMKKRIKYEHEVRQTKSLLERAYEEKEKAYKHLQHIYEKIELKQAQLVEMNKQLTKISNTDNLTGIANRRYFQQQLTKRTEQFHIQGIAFSLLLLDIDNFKQVNDKFGHPVGDLVLAQLGLILKELAREQDTVARFGGEEFVMLLGSTNEAEVLKIADQLKETVEQTIWPTVGHVTVSIGCTTFKASDTESSVFEHADEALYESKRNGRNCITQYEAMRISNSKESFST